The following are encoded together in the Candidatus Methylacidiphilales bacterium genome:
- a CDS encoding amino acid ABC transporter ATP-binding protein: MKLEVRQVDRSFDGVPVLRGVTFVADGVRSLVLLGPSGSGKSTLLRILAGLMRADDGRVQIDGQEVGGGEDVLRAYRRRIGVVFQGYNLFPHLSALENVMLPLLHVHGWSKADARKRADGLLDQFRLRDHGHKKPGQLSGGQRQRVAIARALGHRPKLLLLDEPTSALDPEMAAEVLGTIEMLRKEETDFILVTHQIPFARRFADQAVFLAEGRVVECGPAARVLHHPDSPLLREFLRQHDEY; the protein is encoded by the coding sequence ATGAAACTTGAAGTGCGCCAGGTGGACCGCTCGTTTGACGGTGTCCCCGTTCTGCGCGGGGTGACCTTCGTCGCCGACGGGGTGCGTTCGCTGGTTCTGCTGGGTCCCTCGGGCAGCGGCAAGTCGACACTCCTGCGCATCCTGGCCGGTCTGATGCGGGCGGATGATGGACGGGTGCAGATCGATGGACAGGAAGTTGGGGGGGGTGAGGATGTGCTCCGGGCCTACCGTCGCCGCATCGGCGTGGTCTTCCAGGGTTACAACCTCTTCCCGCATTTGAGCGCGTTGGAGAATGTCATGCTCCCCTTGCTACACGTGCACGGATGGTCGAAGGCTGATGCCCGAAAGCGGGCGGATGGACTCCTCGACCAATTCCGACTGCGCGACCACGGGCACAAGAAGCCGGGCCAGTTGTCCGGTGGGCAGCGCCAGCGGGTGGCCATTGCCCGGGCCCTGGGCCACCGGCCGAAGTTGCTCCTGCTCGACGAACCGACCTCGGCCCTGGACCCGGAAATGGCCGCCGAGGTGCTGGGAACGATTGAGATGCTCCGCAAAGAGGAGACGGATTTCATCCTGGTGACCCACCAGATCCCCTTTGCCCGGCGCTTTGCCGACCAGGCGGTCTTCCTGGCCGAGGGCAGGGTGGTGGAATGCGGGCCGGCCGCGCGGGTCCTGCACCACCCGGACAGCCCATTGCTGAGGGAATTCCTGCGCCAACACGACGAGTATTAG
- a CDS encoding amino acid ABC transporter permease: MKKVTGESSVWVHAVSFAAAVVFLALLLGWSFQQGNHEWNWAALAPYWPKFVRGWWVTLGVSAAAMVCSVAVGLLAALARRQPFLPLRYLSLIYTEVIRGTPLLVQILIFYYVIADSFGLENRYVAGVLILSLFSGAYLAEIFRSGIESVPASQIESARAIGLGPWQIYRLVIFPQALRQSLPPLAGQFASLVKDSSLLYVISIQELTLSAQEVNSFTYSTLESYIPLAVGYLLITLPLTAWTRSLEAKAAYET; this comes from the coding sequence ATGAAAAAGGTAACCGGGGAATCGTCCGTTTGGGTGCATGCGGTTTCCTTTGCCGCCGCCGTGGTCTTCTTGGCCCTGTTGTTAGGTTGGTCGTTCCAACAGGGGAATCATGAATGGAATTGGGCCGCCCTCGCTCCCTATTGGCCCAAGTTTGTCCGGGGCTGGTGGGTGACGCTGGGAGTCTCCGCCGCCGCCATGGTTTGCAGTGTGGCCGTGGGGCTGCTGGCCGCCCTGGCCCGCAGACAACCGTTCCTTCCGCTCCGCTACCTCTCCCTCATCTACACCGAGGTCATCCGCGGGACACCGCTGTTGGTGCAGATCCTGATTTTTTACTACGTCATCGCCGACAGTTTCGGCCTGGAGAACCGTTACGTCGCCGGGGTCCTGATCCTGTCTCTCTTCAGCGGCGCCTACCTGGCGGAAATCTTCCGTTCGGGCATCGAGTCGGTCCCGGCGTCGCAGATCGAGTCGGCCCGGGCCATCGGTCTGGGACCGTGGCAAATCTACCGGCTGGTCATCTTCCCCCAGGCCCTGCGCCAGAGCCTGCCCCCGCTGGCCGGACAATTCGCTTCGCTGGTCAAGGATTCTTCCCTTCTTTACGTTATCTCGATCCAGGAACTGACGTTGAGCGCCCAGGAGGTCAATTCCTTCACCTACAGCACGCTGGAGTCCTACATCCCGCTCGCGGTGGGTTACCTCCTCATCACCCTCCCGCTGACCGCTTGGACCCGGTCGTTGGAAGCCAAGGCGGCCTATGAAACTTGA